One Hordeum vulgare subsp. vulgare chromosome 4H, MorexV3_pseudomolecules_assembly, whole genome shotgun sequence DNA window includes the following coding sequences:
- the LOC123447663 gene encoding RNA cytosine-C(5)-methyltransferase NSUN2-like isoform X1, translated as MIALRTPISLLHLAAAGGQGNRCIGGHRRRGYAQRRHLSVAPESLWTRGPRPPRSPAAAAAAAARSESSTSSLPPPLENAAFEEYYKKQRVVQEEEWDAFMSVLRKPLPATFRVNASCRFLKDICSKLENDFRRSLENEVSDECEEYALSPLPWYPGNLAWHLNLSRKQLRKNPAFESFHEFLKHESEVGNITRQEAVSMVPPLFLNVQAGHHILDMCAAPGSKTFQLLEMIHQSKEPGIFPTALVIANDLKVQRCDVLIHNTKRMCTANLIVTNHEAQSFPSCSLAKDDSEAYKDHCKPRRLEFDRVLCDVPCSGDGTLRKSHDLWRKWSSSMGNEFHLLQVNIAMRGIALLKVGGRMVYSTCSMNPVENEAVVAELLRRSGSSVELLDVSNELQELVRRPGLSTWKVNDRGSWFQTHEDVPDSRKNVILPSMFPSSTSIHEGHTVYTDFDINSEYNVPFSRNFNIEDTNNVNCDTCGISSSNSDQSLGSKFPLHRCMRIVPHDQDGGAFFIAVIHKLSPLNENQVIKVRKTENLLSKNRTMKLQEQCQHIIVSEVLDDKKLLDEQTKLSVANQTSKDGNLIEVKMASDDVEYSQTESGDRSHRMDKLDYQHKWKGIDPVLFFKDEAVIKNIVSFFGIEESFSLEGHLVTRSTDNARRIYYVSKSVRDILELNVRAGEQIKIASVGVKMFERHRSKDGCSCAYRLSYEGLSLLFPYMRKRILHASQVDFQHLLQYRTINFARFADARFGEEAASMMPGCCVVVLREGYQVVDSIAKDPSPIAIVCWRGKATMNVLVSPPDRKELLEYRFGIKAFEVEDEKSNKNIDALAEGGL; from the exons ATGATAGCCCTACGGACACCCATCTCGCTCCTCCATCTCGCTGCCGCCGGCGGTCAGGGGAACCGATGCATCGGAGGCCACAGGAGGCGCGGCTACGCGCAGCGCCGCCACTTGAGCGTGGCGCCCGAGAGCCTCTGGACGCGCGGCCCCCGCCCTCCTCGCTCTCCCgcggcggccgccgccgccgctgcccgcAGCGAGTCCAGCACCTCGTCGCTGCCACCGCCCCTTGAGAACGCTGCCTTCGAGGAGTACTACAAG AAGCAACGAGTCGTTCAGGAAGAGGAGTGGGACGCCTTCATGAGTGTGCTCCGGAAACCATTGCCGGCCACTTTTAGGGTCAATGCTAG CTGCCGTTTTTTGAAAGACATTTGCTCAAAATTGGAGAATGACTTCAGGAGATCTTTGGAGAATGAG GTTAGTGATGAATGTGAAGAATATGCTCTCAGTCCCTTGCCTTGGTATCCAGGCAATCTTGCATGGCATTTGAACTTATCTCGGAAGCAACTGAGGAAAAATCCGGCATTTGAGAG TTTTCATGAGTTTCTAAAGCACGAGAGTGAGGTTGGTAACATAACCAGGCAAGAGGCTGTTAGTATG GTGCCGCCACTATTTCTGAATGTACAAGCTGGCCACCATATTCTTGACA TGTGTGCTGCTCCAGGATCTAAAACGTTCCAGCTGCTTGAGATGATTCATCAATCAAAAGAGccaggaatatttccaacagcgcTG GTCATAGCTAACGATTTAAAAGTACAAAGATGCGACGTCCTCATCCATAATACAAAGAGAATGTGCACTGCCAACCTGATAGTGACAAACCATGAAGCGCAAAGCTTTCCCAGTTGTTCTCTTGCGAAGGATGATTCAGAAGCTTACAAAGATCACTGCAAACCACGAAGGCTGGAGTTCGACCGTGTACTATGTGATGTCCCCTGTAGTGGTGATGGAACACTCCGGAAGTCTCATGACCTTTGGAGAAAGTG GAGCTCAAGCATGGGGAACGAATTTCATCTTCTCCAAGTAAACATTGCTATGCGTG GTATTGCCTTACTTAAAGTGGGTGGCAGGATGGTTTACTCAACTTGCTCAATGAATCCTGTCGAAAATGAAGCTGTTGTAGCTGAG CTTCTACGGAGAAGTGGAAGCTCTGTTGAACTACTTGATGTTTCTAATGAGCTACAAGAATTGGTCCGCCGCCCTGGACTTAGCACTTGGAAG GTGAATGATAGAGGATCTTGGTTTCAGACTCATGAAGATGTTCCTGACAGTAGGAAGAATGTAATATTGCCTAGCATGTTTCCTTCAAGTACAAGCATCCACGAAGGCCATACAGTGTATACCGACTTTGACATTAATTCAGAGTACAATGTGCCGTTCTCAAGAAATTTCAACATCGAAGATACAAACAATGTTAATTGTGATACATGTGGCATTTCAAGTAGTAATTCTGATCAAAGCTTGGGTTCAAAATTTCCTCTGCATCGTTGCATGAGAATTGTTCCTCATGACCAAGATGGTGGGGCATTTTTCATTGCAGTTATTCATAAACTGTCCCCGTTGAATG AAAACCAGGTGATCAAGGTGAGAAAAACTGAGAACCTGCTCTCGAAAAACAGGACAATGAAACTTCAGGAGCAATGTCAGCATATAATTGTttctgaagttcttgatgataAAAAATTGCTTGATGAACAGACAAAATTAAGCGTGGCCAACCAAACTTCAAAGGATGGCAACTTAATTGAAGTTAAGATGGCATCTGATGATGTAGAATATAGTCAGACAGAATCAGGCGATAGAAGTCATAGAATGGATAAGCTGGATTACCAACACAAGTGGAAAGGAATTGATCCTGTCCTATTTTTCAAAGATGAGGCTGTGATAAAAAATATTGTATCTTTCTTTGGCATTGAGGAATCGTTTTCACTTGAAGGTCATCTGGTGACAAGAAGCACTGATAATGCAAGGAGAATATACTACGTATCGAAATCAGTACGTGACATTTTAGAACTGAATGTACGAGCTGGTGAGCAGATTAAAATTGCTTCTGTTGGCGTAAAGATGTTT GAAAGGCATAGATCCAAGGATGGCTGTTCATGTGCATACAGGCTATCTTACGAGGGGCTGTCATTGCTCTTCCCATACATGAGGAAGCGGATACTACACGCATCTCAAGTTGACTTCCAGCATCTTTTACAATACCGAACCATTAACTTTGCTCGTTTTGCCGACGCTAGATTCGGGGAGGAGGCTGCATCTATGATGCCTGGTTGCTGCGTTGTAGTGCTGCGCGAGG GGTATCAGGTTGTCGATTCCATAGCCAAGGACCCCTCCCCTATCGCCATTGTTTGCTGGAGAGGAAAGGCGACTATGAATGTTTTGGTTTCTCCGCCCGATCGGAAGGAACTGCTAGAATATCGCTTTGGGATCAAAGCATTCGAAGTCGAAGATGAGAAATCCAACAAAAACATCGATGCATTAGCTGAAGGGGGCCTATAA
- the LOC123447663 gene encoding RNA cytosine-C(5)-methyltransferase NSUN2-like isoform X2 — protein MTSGDLWRMSDECEEYALSPLPWYPGNLAWHLNLSRKQLRKNPAFESFHEFLKHESEVGNITRQEAVSMVPPLFLNVQAGHHILDMCAAPGSKTFQLLEMIHQSKEPGIFPTALVIANDLKVQRCDVLIHNTKRMCTANLIVTNHEAQSFPSCSLAKDDSEAYKDHCKPRRLEFDRVLCDVPCSGDGTLRKSHDLWRKWSSSMGNEFHLLQVNIAMRGIALLKVGGRMVYSTCSMNPVENEAVVAELLRRSGSSVELLDVSNELQELVRRPGLSTWKVNDRGSWFQTHEDVPDSRKNVILPSMFPSSTSIHEGHTVYTDFDINSEYNVPFSRNFNIEDTNNVNCDTCGISSSNSDQSLGSKFPLHRCMRIVPHDQDGGAFFIAVIHKLSPLNENQVIKVRKTENLLSKNRTMKLQEQCQHIIVSEVLDDKKLLDEQTKLSVANQTSKDGNLIEVKMASDDVEYSQTESGDRSHRMDKLDYQHKWKGIDPVLFFKDEAVIKNIVSFFGIEESFSLEGHLVTRSTDNARRIYYVSKSVRDILELNVRAGEQIKIASVGVKMFERHRSKDGCSCAYRLSYEGLSLLFPYMRKRILHASQVDFQHLLQYRTINFARFADARFGEEAASMMPGCCVVVLREGYQVVDSIAKDPSPIAIVCWRGKATMNVLVSPPDRKELLEYRFGIKAFEVEDEKSNKNIDALAEGGL, from the exons ATGACTTCAGGAGATCTTTGGAGAATGAG TGATGAATGTGAAGAATATGCTCTCAGTCCCTTGCCTTGGTATCCAGGCAATCTTGCATGGCATTTGAACTTATCTCGGAAGCAACTGAGGAAAAATCCGGCATTTGAGAG TTTTCATGAGTTTCTAAAGCACGAGAGTGAGGTTGGTAACATAACCAGGCAAGAGGCTGTTAGTATG GTGCCGCCACTATTTCTGAATGTACAAGCTGGCCACCATATTCTTGACA TGTGTGCTGCTCCAGGATCTAAAACGTTCCAGCTGCTTGAGATGATTCATCAATCAAAAGAGccaggaatatttccaacagcgcTG GTCATAGCTAACGATTTAAAAGTACAAAGATGCGACGTCCTCATCCATAATACAAAGAGAATGTGCACTGCCAACCTGATAGTGACAAACCATGAAGCGCAAAGCTTTCCCAGTTGTTCTCTTGCGAAGGATGATTCAGAAGCTTACAAAGATCACTGCAAACCACGAAGGCTGGAGTTCGACCGTGTACTATGTGATGTCCCCTGTAGTGGTGATGGAACACTCCGGAAGTCTCATGACCTTTGGAGAAAGTG GAGCTCAAGCATGGGGAACGAATTTCATCTTCTCCAAGTAAACATTGCTATGCGTG GTATTGCCTTACTTAAAGTGGGTGGCAGGATGGTTTACTCAACTTGCTCAATGAATCCTGTCGAAAATGAAGCTGTTGTAGCTGAG CTTCTACGGAGAAGTGGAAGCTCTGTTGAACTACTTGATGTTTCTAATGAGCTACAAGAATTGGTCCGCCGCCCTGGACTTAGCACTTGGAAG GTGAATGATAGAGGATCTTGGTTTCAGACTCATGAAGATGTTCCTGACAGTAGGAAGAATGTAATATTGCCTAGCATGTTTCCTTCAAGTACAAGCATCCACGAAGGCCATACAGTGTATACCGACTTTGACATTAATTCAGAGTACAATGTGCCGTTCTCAAGAAATTTCAACATCGAAGATACAAACAATGTTAATTGTGATACATGTGGCATTTCAAGTAGTAATTCTGATCAAAGCTTGGGTTCAAAATTTCCTCTGCATCGTTGCATGAGAATTGTTCCTCATGACCAAGATGGTGGGGCATTTTTCATTGCAGTTATTCATAAACTGTCCCCGTTGAATG AAAACCAGGTGATCAAGGTGAGAAAAACTGAGAACCTGCTCTCGAAAAACAGGACAATGAAACTTCAGGAGCAATGTCAGCATATAATTGTttctgaagttcttgatgataAAAAATTGCTTGATGAACAGACAAAATTAAGCGTGGCCAACCAAACTTCAAAGGATGGCAACTTAATTGAAGTTAAGATGGCATCTGATGATGTAGAATATAGTCAGACAGAATCAGGCGATAGAAGTCATAGAATGGATAAGCTGGATTACCAACACAAGTGGAAAGGAATTGATCCTGTCCTATTTTTCAAAGATGAGGCTGTGATAAAAAATATTGTATCTTTCTTTGGCATTGAGGAATCGTTTTCACTTGAAGGTCATCTGGTGACAAGAAGCACTGATAATGCAAGGAGAATATACTACGTATCGAAATCAGTACGTGACATTTTAGAACTGAATGTACGAGCTGGTGAGCAGATTAAAATTGCTTCTGTTGGCGTAAAGATGTTT GAAAGGCATAGATCCAAGGATGGCTGTTCATGTGCATACAGGCTATCTTACGAGGGGCTGTCATTGCTCTTCCCATACATGAGGAAGCGGATACTACACGCATCTCAAGTTGACTTCCAGCATCTTTTACAATACCGAACCATTAACTTTGCTCGTTTTGCCGACGCTAGATTCGGGGAGGAGGCTGCATCTATGATGCCTGGTTGCTGCGTTGTAGTGCTGCGCGAGG GGTATCAGGTTGTCGATTCCATAGCCAAGGACCCCTCCCCTATCGCCATTGTTTGCTGGAGAGGAAAGGCGACTATGAATGTTTTGGTTTCTCCGCCCGATCGGAAGGAACTGCTAGAATATCGCTTTGGGATCAAAGCATTCGAAGTCGAAGATGAGAAATCCAACAAAAACATCGATGCATTAGCTGAAGGGGGCCTATAA